The region TCAAGTGCTTTGCTAAGCACGTGCTACCTGAAGTGAAGAAGTGGCCAGCGGAACCGCTGGGTGAAGGAGCCGAGCTCCCCACGCACGCGGCGGCTTAAAAAACGGTTCGAACGAGGCAAACACAGGGGCGATCGGAAACGGCCGCCCCTGTTCTTTTTCTACAACTCGAGTTTGAAATTCTTGTAGTCCGCGCCGGCAAATGAGATGCGCCGGGGCGTCACCCGGATCATCCGGAGCGCTTCATTGGCAAAGAAGCGCTCTTCGAAGGGATTTTTCCTGATGAAATGGTCTTTGAGGGCGTTCCACTGGTCGCCGCGCGGAATTTCGCTCGCAGTCCCATAGATAGTGGCCCGATTCACACGGAAGGTGGGGATGTCGCCCCTGTCACGATCGTCGATCTGAACCGTGACGCCCGGCCGTTCGATCAGGTTTCGGTACTTGTCGCTATCGCCCATTATGAATAGCAGTTCGAGTTCAGAAGTCTCGGCAAATGCCTGCATCGTGGCGGTCGGCCATTCTCGCCCCTGAGTGGAAAAGACCGCCACGTGCTGACTTCCAAACAGGTCAAGCAGCTTCTTCTTTTGGCTGTCATCCATCATGGTGGTCGTTGTACTACAGGCCCTTGTCAGGAAACATCAGTCCAGGGCGCCCTTCGCCATAGTGCTCCTCCTCTCCGACCAAGACGGTTTTGATTGGCTCGTCCTCGAGAAAAAGAATTCCCTGTCGCGCGGCCGGCCAAAACCGGCGCGCAGAACGAAGAGTGGTTCAAAGGCGCGGCGATACTCCCACGCCAGGAATATCTGAAGTCCAATCACCAGGGCCGCCGGACCGGCTCCGGCCGGCGCTAGCAAAGCATGAAACAAGGCAATGTTAACGACCACTGGCGCAAGCAGCAGCAGAGCGATCGGAACCAGTATTCCGCTCAGTAGCATCAAGCCGGCCACTATTTCCGTGCTCCATAGAAGCGGCATCATATAACCGGTCTTAGCGAGCGCAGCGGTAAACGTAGCCGCC is a window of Candidatus Binataceae bacterium DNA encoding:
- a CDS encoding DoxX family membrane protein encodes the protein MNYKLTIVLRSLLGLIFVAAPAAAIFHAVEPALPTQAATFTAALAKTGYMMPLLWSTEIVAGLMLLSGILVPIALLLLAPVVVNIALFHALLAPAGAGPAALVIGLQIFLAWEYRRAFEPLFVLRAGFGRPRDREFFFSRTSQSKPSWSERRSTMAKGALD
- a CDS encoding pyridoxamine 5'-phosphate oxidase family protein, giving the protein MDDSQKKKLLDLFGSQHVAVFSTQGREWPTATMQAFAETSELELLFIMGDSDKYRNLIERPGVTVQIDDRDRGDIPTFRVNRATIYGTASEIPRGDQWNALKDHFIRKNPFEERFFANEALRMIRVTPRRISFAGADYKNFKLEL